The region CTTTTCCTCCAGCTCCTTCATCAGACGGTGGATGGTGCGCAGGGAGCAGCCGGTTTTGGCGGCCAGAAGCTCACGGTTCAGCTTGAAGCGGCAGGAACCATTGGCCATGAGGGATCTGCGGGCTTCTTGGCAGATGATGTACATGCAGCGTTCTTCATAGGTCATAAGCAGAAAACGGCGGTTGGAGATGAGCTGACGGGAGAGCTGTTTCATAAGCAGCTTTGTGCGGAAGAACAGGGCGGTGCTGTCCGTGCTGATCCACTGTAGATAGAACCTTGCGGGCAGGGTAAGACATACGGAAGGCTCCCGCACCTGAACGGTCACAAAGCTTTCCGCGTCCTCGGAAAATAGCTCGTAGTCCCCCAGAACATCAAATGGTACCAGGTCAAAAAAACTGTAGGGCATCTCTCCGGCCTTCTCCTCGATGGTCTGGAGACGGCCGGAGATCAGGATATAGACCGTGCTACATGGGGTGCCCGCTTTGGTGAGGATCTGCCCCGGGAGAAACGCGCAGACGGACAGGTAGTTGCGGATCAGGGGCGGGCAGGTGGAAAAGAAGGATTTGACGGAGGGATAGCAGTCGTATTGTTTACAGTCCTCCAATATTTGTTCCCATATCATAAAAAATTCCTCATTTATCTTAAAAAGTGACATTTGGCATTTTTAATTCCATATATTGAGTTTAAAATAAAAACATATGAATTGCAAGAGAAAGAGGAGGTTATTTATTATGGGAACACCACACATAAGCGCAATGCCAGGGGAGATTGCCAAAACCGTATTGATGCCGGGAGATCCGTTACGGGCGGAATTTATCGCAAAGAATTGGCTGACTGACGTAAAATTAGTGAGCAAGGTGCGCAATATCTATGCGTTTACAGGAAAATTTGAGGGAAAAGAAGTGACTGTTATGGCCAGCGGAATGGGGATGCCCAGTATCGGTATTTATTCCTATGAGCTGTTCTCACAGTACGGGGTGGAACGGATCATCCGCATCGGATCCGCAGGCGCTTACAGCGAGAGGCTTAAACTGTACGATGTGGTTCTGGCAGAGGAGTGCTGGAGTGAATCCAGCTTTAGCAGGACCCAGAACGGGGATGAGGCAGATATAAAATATCCGGATCCGGAGCTGAACCAGGCGATTCTGGAAGCGGGAAAGGTATCAGGAATCGAAGTGATACCGGCTAAGATCCACTCCAGTGACGTATTTTACAGTGAGCCGGGAATGGACAGCTTTCAGGAGATTTATGCGAAGCACGGCAGTGAGTGCGTGGAGATGGAGAGTTTTGCCCTGTTCCACAACGCAAAGGTACTGGGGAAAAAGGCTGCCTGCCTGCTGACTATATCCGACTCCTTTACAACCGGGGAAAAGGCCACCGTGGAGGAACGCCAGGAGGCATTCGGCAGCATGATGAAGGTTGCGCTGAAGACGGCGGCTATGATGGCAGAGTAATTGGATTGTTGGATAGGAGAACAAAATGGGGAAATTTAAGCGAATATTTGTGATTGTAGTGGATTCATTTGGCGCTGGAAACGGAAAGGACGCAAAGGACTATGGAGATCAGGGCGCTGATACCATGGGGCATATTGCGGACAGTGTGGATCATTGGGAGATTCCCAACCTTAGGCGCCTTGGACTTGCCAACCTGCGCCCCTTAAAGGGCGTGGATGCTGTAACACAGCCTGTGGGATATTATACGGTTATGAATGAGGAGAGCTGCGGCAAGGATACCATGACGGGCCACTGGGAGCTGATGGGGATCAAGACAGTGAAGCCGTTTGTAACATTTACTGAGACGGGCTTTCCCAAAGAACTCATCGATGAGCTGGAAAAGCGTACCGGACACAAGGTGATCGGAAATAAAAGCTCCAGCGGGACTGAGATCCTGGATGAGCTGGCGGAGGAAGAGATCGCTACGGGCCATATGATTGTGTATACATCGGCGGATTCCGTGCTGCAGATCTGCGGCAATGAGGAGACATTCGGACTGGATGAGTTGTACCGGTGCTGCGAGATCGCGCGTGAGCTGACCATGAAGGATGAATGGAGAGTGGGCCGTGTGATAGCCAGACCATATGTAGGCAGGAAAAAAGGCGAGTTCAAACGGACCAGCAACCGCCATGACTATGCGCTTAAGCCTACCGGCAGGACAGCCCTGGACGCGTTAAAGGATCATGGATTTGAGGTGATCTCCGTGGGCAAGATCCGCGATATTTTTGACGGAGAGGGAATCACAAAGGCATACAAGTCCAAAAGTTCGGTTCACGGCATGGAACAGACCGTGGATATAATTAAGAATGAGGATTTTGAGGGACTGTGCTTTATCAATCTGGTGGATTTCGATGCCCTGTGGGGACATCGAAGGAATCCGGAAGGGTACGCAAAGGAAGTGGAGCGTTTTGACGAGAAGCTGGGAGAAGCGCTGGACGGACTGGGTGAGGAGGATCTTCTGATGATTACGGCCGACCATGGCAATGATCCCACCTATTCTGGTACGGACCACACCAGGGAGCAGGTTCCGCTTCTGATTTATTCTAAACAGTTTAAAGGAGCCGGCAAGCTGGCAGAGACAGATTCCTTTGGAGCGGTGGGAGCGACCATTGCCGGGAATTTTGGAGTGGGTATGCCGGAAGGAACCATTGGAAGTTCCCTTTTGGAGGAGTTGGTATAAGCAATTGAACGTAAAAAGAGGGCAGTTGAGAGTGTCGCAAAATCATCAAAATAGATGATTGGAGGGTATGAAAAAAAGTCTGTAAATTGAGATCTTCTATGATAAGTTAACAAAAAAGTGCCTTCGGCGCCTCAACTCCCCTAGCCCCTCATTCATGAGGGGAATTAGGGCTTGTTTTTTGCGTCATTTTATTCCATAATAATCTCATGAATGTGATTCAGAAGATGCTCAGAGACTATTACGAAATCATTGAATACGATATAAAACCCAGACCTGTCGTCATGGAAAACATTGATAAGGTCATTAACTGCGGGGATCCTTCTTATGGTGGCGCCATGTATGGCTGTCCCCATTGCGGTAACCTCAAGTTCGTTCCTTTCCGCTGCCACTCCAAGTTTTGCCCCTCCTGCGGCGCTAAGTATTCCAATGACAGGTCTACCGCTATGTCTTTTAAATTAATACAGTGTACCCATCGCCATCTCGTCTTCACCATTGACGAATCCCTCCGCCGCTTTTTCCTCGAAGACCGCACTCTGCTTAACTGCCTTTTCGAGGCTGTTTCTGATGTCATCAAAGAATATTTTTTCTCCCTGAACAAATCCAAAAACTTTGTCCCTGGGTTTATCTGTGTCCTTCATACCTTCGGTCGCCCTCCCGGTTGGAATCCACACATCCACTGTCTCCTTACCGAAGGCGGGTTTTCTGATGATGGTGTCTGGCGCAAGGTCACATATTTCAATTATTCCTACCTCCGTAAATCCTTTCAGACTGTTTTGTTAAATAAACTGGAAAAACGCATCGGTCCCTCTTTTAAAAAGATGAAAGCCGCCGTTTACCATAGGGACAGAAATGGATTCTACGTTTATGCCAAGCCCAATCTTTGCGACCCAAAATCCATTATTAAATATGTCAGCCGTTATCTTGGCCGCCCTGTCATTGCTCT is a window of Enterocloster clostridioformis DNA encoding:
- a CDS encoding Crp/Fnr family transcriptional regulator, whose product is MIWEQILEDCKQYDCYPSVKSFFSTCPPLIRNYLSVCAFLPGQILTKAGTPCSTVYILISGRLQTIEEKAGEMPYSFFDLVPFDVLGDYELFSEDAESFVTVQVREPSVCLTLPARFYLQWISTDSTALFFRTKLLMKQLSRQLISNRRFLLMTYEERCMYIICQEARRSLMANGSCRFKLNRELLAAKTGCSLRTIHRLMKELEEKELIGLTGGRVNVTHGQLTRLLKLLDAPL
- the deoD gene encoding purine-nucleoside phosphorylase, whose product is MGTPHISAMPGEIAKTVLMPGDPLRAEFIAKNWLTDVKLVSKVRNIYAFTGKFEGKEVTVMASGMGMPSIGIYSYELFSQYGVERIIRIGSAGAYSERLKLYDVVLAEECWSESSFSRTQNGDEADIKYPDPELNQAILEAGKVSGIEVIPAKIHSSDVFYSEPGMDSFQEIYAKHGSECVEMESFALFHNAKVLGKKAACLLTISDSFTTGEKATVEERQEAFGSMMKVALKTAAMMAE
- a CDS encoding phosphopentomutase; translation: MGKFKRIFVIVVDSFGAGNGKDAKDYGDQGADTMGHIADSVDHWEIPNLRRLGLANLRPLKGVDAVTQPVGYYTVMNEESCGKDTMTGHWELMGIKTVKPFVTFTETGFPKELIDELEKRTGHKVIGNKSSSGTEILDELAEEEIATGHMIVYTSADSVLQICGNEETFGLDELYRCCEIARELTMKDEWRVGRVIARPYVGRKKGEFKRTSNRHDYALKPTGRTALDALKDHGFEVISVGKIRDIFDGEGITKAYKSKSSVHGMEQTVDIIKNEDFEGLCFINLVDFDALWGHRRNPEGYAKEVERFDEKLGEALDGLGEEDLLMITADHGNDPTYSGTDHTREQVPLLIYSKQFKGAGKLAETDSFGAVGATIAGNFGVGMPEGTIGSSLLEELV